A single region of the Hyphomonas adhaerens MHS-3 genome encodes:
- a CDS encoding DNA gyrase inhibitor YacG, with the protein MSQPVPPEKRQPKCAQCRKNPVSAEYRPFCSKRCADVDLGKWLNEGYAIPGPPVEDDEDSPRPGDAGDMSAED; encoded by the coding sequence ATGAGCCAGCCCGTGCCCCCCGAGAAACGCCAGCCCAAATGTGCCCAGTGCCGCAAGAACCCGGTTTCTGCGGAATACCGGCCATTCTGCTCCAAACGCTGCGCGGATGTGGACCTCGGCAAGTGGTTGAATGAGGGCTACGCCATTCCCGGCCCACCGGTCGAGGACGACGAAGACTCCCCCCGCCCGGGCGACGCCGGGGATATGTCAGCAGAAGACTGA